Proteins from one Nodosilinea sp. PGN35 genomic window:
- a CDS encoding NAD(P)/FAD-dependent oxidoreductase, whose translation MAPTADIIIIGAGISGLAAGCYAQMNGYRSQIFEAHDQPGGLCTAWQRQGYTFDGGIHYIFGTGEGQPFYELWRELGAFEGVEFTNQSEFMQIHGAQGEVLRVHSQPDTFQEHLMALAPEDAKLIDAFCKGVRKFKEFDLAMLQQKPKSLMTAADWARLGKQVLPFMGVLGKWSQLSLSDLAAQVKNPFLRRAMPHMFAWPDVPVMVGMSLLAYLDNGNAGSPVGAALTFARAIEQRYLELGGEIVYSAQVERVLVEDDRAVGVRLYTNDEYRAQRVISACDGRRTIFDLLRGEYINRRLEKLYDGHLPLHSQLQVSLGVAMDFSHRPHWVTHLLDQPMAIAGQDRFEIGIKHYCFDPSLAPPGKSVVIAMLTSPYGYWQQLYGRSAYHAEESQEANLLLERLEEFYPGLGASVECMDVATPLSYERYTGNWQGASCGWLLTKDTLPLMIKGVPKRLPGLDNFYMVSQWTEPGGSLPIVALSGRNMIYEICREDGREFEATVPG comes from the coding sequence ATGGCCCCTACCGCAGACATCATCATCATTGGCGCTGGCATTTCTGGGCTGGCCGCCGGGTGCTACGCCCAGATGAACGGCTACCGCAGCCAAATTTTTGAGGCCCACGACCAGCCGGGGGGGCTGTGTACCGCCTGGCAGCGGCAGGGCTACACCTTCGACGGTGGCATTCACTACATCTTTGGCACTGGGGAAGGGCAGCCCTTCTACGAGCTGTGGCGCGAGCTGGGAGCCTTTGAGGGCGTCGAGTTTACCAATCAGAGCGAGTTCATGCAGATCCACGGTGCCCAGGGGGAGGTGCTGCGGGTGCACAGCCAGCCCGACACGTTTCAAGAGCATTTGATGGCGCTGGCCCCAGAGGATGCCAAGCTAATCGACGCCTTCTGCAAAGGGGTGCGCAAGTTTAAAGAGTTTGACCTAGCGATGCTGCAACAAAAGCCCAAGTCGCTGATGACGGCGGCAGACTGGGCGCGGCTGGGCAAGCAGGTGCTGCCCTTTATGGGGGTGTTGGGCAAGTGGAGTCAGCTGTCCCTGAGCGACCTGGCGGCGCAGGTAAAAAATCCCTTTCTGCGGCGGGCGATGCCCCACATGTTTGCCTGGCCCGACGTGCCGGTGATGGTGGGTATGTCGCTGCTGGCCTACCTGGACAACGGCAACGCGGGATCGCCCGTGGGGGCGGCCCTCACCTTTGCCCGCGCCATTGAGCAGCGCTACCTGGAGCTGGGGGGCGAAATTGTCTACTCGGCCCAGGTAGAGCGGGTGCTGGTGGAAGACGACCGGGCGGTAGGCGTACGCCTCTACACCAATGACGAGTATCGGGCTCAGCGGGTGATCTCAGCCTGTGACGGTCGCCGCACCATTTTTGACCTGCTGCGGGGCGAGTACATCAACCGCAGGCTAGAAAAGCTCTACGATGGCCATTTGCCGCTGCATTCGCAACTGCAAGTGTCGCTGGGGGTGGCGATGGATTTTTCCCACCGGCCCCACTGGGTGACGCATTTGTTGGATCAGCCGATGGCGATCGCAGGCCAGGATCGCTTTGAAATCGGCATCAAGCACTACTGTTTTGACCCCTCGCTGGCCCCGCCGGGTAAGTCGGTGGTGATTGCCATGCTGACCAGCCCCTACGGCTATTGGCAACAGCTCTACGGGCGCTCCGCCTACCACGCCGAAGAGAGTCAGGAAGCGAACCTTTTGCTTGAGCGGCTGGAGGAGTTTTACCCAGGCCTGGGGGCAAGCGTTGAATGTATGGATGTGGCCACCCCCCTCAGCTATGAGCGCTACACCGGCAACTGGCAGGGGGCCAGCTGCGGCTGGCTGCTGACCAAAGACACCCTGCCCCTGATGATTAAAGGCGTTCCCAAGCGCCTGCCGGGGCTAGACAATTTTTATATGGTGAGCCAGTGGACCGAGCCGGGGGGCAGCCTGCCCATCGTGGCGCTGTCGGGGCGCAACATGATCTACGAAATCTGCCGCGAAGACGGGCGGGAGTTTGAGGCGACTGTGCCGGGGTAG
- a CDS encoding universal stress protein, which produces MYQKILVALDNSPASDALFAEALELAQATEGALLLVHSLSNQDDNSPLPISPKLDSIYWAPGTELDLEAWRQAWVRYETESIDRLRHYAAIANTAGIPAEFRQLIGNPAAVICKAAQEWDADLILIGTRGRKGIAELVLGSVSNEVMHKAPCSVLVLKATASEAHTLPEAAGVAG; this is translated from the coding sequence ATGTACCAGAAAATTCTCGTTGCCCTCGACAACAGCCCCGCCAGCGATGCCCTGTTTGCCGAAGCTCTGGAGCTAGCCCAGGCTACCGAGGGGGCGCTGCTGCTGGTGCACAGTCTCTCGAACCAAGATGACAACAGCCCTCTGCCCATATCGCCTAAGCTCGACAGCATCTACTGGGCACCGGGCACCGAGCTTGACCTCGAAGCCTGGCGACAAGCATGGGTGCGTTACGAAACCGAGAGCATCGACCGCCTGCGGCACTATGCGGCGATCGCCAACACCGCTGGCATTCCCGCCGAATTTCGCCAGCTGATCGGCAACCCCGCCGCCGTCATCTGCAAAGCCGCCCAGGAGTGGGACGCCGACCTCATTTTGATCGGCACCCGAGGCCGCAAAGGCATCGCCGAACTGGTGCTGGGCAGCGTTAGCAACGAGGTCATGCATAAAGCCCCCTGCTCGGTGCTGGTGTTGAAAGCCACCGCTTCAGAAGCCCACACACTCCCTGAGGCTGCCGGGGTCGCCGGGTAG
- the dnaN gene encoding DNA polymerase III subunit beta, with translation MKFICPQNELSAQLSSVSRAVSSRPSRPVLANILVKADIESQSVTLVGFDEVLGIESRFSAQVEEPGTLTLPAKLWGDIVSRLANEDITLESDGDSTTVTLTSSSGRYEVRGLSAEDYPSLPTVDDGEAISLSADALISGLRGALFATSGDETKQVLTGVHLLSETDALEFAATDGHRLSVVQTTDESATDTPAMDVTVPAKALRELERMIQGYTSNQPVALRLDETQVLFDLGAQRLTTRLLEGQYPNYRQLLPKQFARQVTVDRRLLMSSLERIAVLASQKNDIIKITLNSGDQSIALSVEAQEVGSGREELPAQVTGEDLDIAFNVRYLLDGLKAFDTTEVQMQCNAATSPAVFVPLGETKITYLVMPVQIRG, from the coding sequence ATGAAGTTTATCTGCCCCCAGAACGAGCTGAGTGCCCAACTGTCGTCGGTTAGCCGCGCCGTGTCATCGCGCCCCAGTCGCCCTGTGCTGGCCAATATCTTGGTCAAGGCCGATATCGAGAGCCAGTCGGTGACCCTGGTGGGCTTTGATGAGGTGCTGGGCATCGAAAGCCGTTTCAGCGCCCAGGTTGAAGAACCCGGCACCCTGACGCTGCCCGCTAAGCTCTGGGGCGATATTGTCTCGCGCCTGGCCAACGAAGACATCACCCTCGAATCGGACGGCGACAGCACCACCGTTACCCTCACCTCTTCCTCGGGCCGCTACGAGGTGCGGGGCCTCAGCGCCGAAGACTACCCCTCGCTGCCCACGGTGGACGATGGAGAAGCCATCTCGCTCTCTGCCGACGCGCTGATCAGCGGCCTGCGTGGTGCCCTCTTTGCTACCAGCGGCGACGAAACCAAGCAGGTGCTCACGGGAGTGCACCTGCTGTCTGAAACCGACGCCCTGGAGTTTGCCGCCACCGACGGCCACCGTCTCTCGGTGGTGCAGACCACCGACGAGTCGGCCACCGACACCCCAGCTATGGATGTGACTGTGCCCGCCAAGGCCCTGCGCGAGCTAGAGCGCATGATTCAGGGCTATACCTCCAACCAGCCGGTGGCCCTGCGCCTCGATGAAACCCAGGTGCTGTTTGACCTGGGGGCGCAGCGTCTCACCACCCGCCTGCTGGAGGGGCAGTACCCCAACTACCGCCAGCTGCTGCCCAAGCAGTTTGCCCGCCAGGTTACCGTCGATCGTCGCCTGCTGATGTCGAGCCTGGAGCGCATTGCGGTGCTGGCCAGCCAGAAAAACGACATTATCAAAATCACCCTTAACAGCGGCGATCAGTCCATTGCCCTCTCGGTAGAGGCCCAGGAGGTGGGCAGCGGTCGCGAAGAGCTACCCGCTCAAGTCACTGGCGAAGACCTCGATATCGCCTTTAACGTGCGCTACCTGCTGGACGGTCTGAAGGCGTTCGACACGACCGAAGTGCAAATGCAGTGCAACGCGGCCACCAGTCCGGCGGTGTTTGTGCCCCTGGGCGAAACCAAGATTACCTACCTGGTCATGCCTGTGCAAATTAGGGGGTAG
- a CDS encoding sulfite exporter TauE/SafE family protein, translating to MLDLLLIASVGFLGSFGHCLGMCGPLTVAFSLSQSAAMPSRWQHVSFHLLLNLGRLISYALVGLGIGALGSVLVASGQMAGIGSPLRQGVAVVTGLLLIWFGLAQISPQHTPKVPFLNPMAGLHDRLSRAMQTLSLNPQRWTPLLLGLAWGLIPCGFLYAAQLKAAETTDPWAGGATMLAFGLGTLPMMLGVGVSTGWVSSDRRGQLFRLGGWITLIIGLLTVFRGSGSVDLTGHGALVCLVLALIARPVSHLWAPLLIYRRALGVGAFVLSVAHLGHMVTMGWNPLALPFLLPRLQVGGWAGIVAFGLMTPLALTSFDQAQRYLGVQWRRLHLLSLPVFVLVVVHALLLGSHYLGGFEHSTQNRLAAIALGTLALLALLLRWRWFWSLLSLEKYYVSAKH from the coding sequence ATGCTAGACCTGTTGCTCATTGCTAGCGTTGGCTTTTTAGGCAGTTTTGGCCACTGCCTGGGCATGTGCGGCCCCCTCACGGTCGCCTTTTCGCTGTCTCAGTCTGCTGCAATGCCCAGCCGTTGGCAGCACGTTTCGTTTCACCTGCTGCTCAACCTCGGTCGGCTAATCAGCTACGCTCTGGTCGGCCTTGGCATCGGAGCGCTGGGCTCGGTGCTGGTGGCCAGCGGGCAGATGGCTGGCATTGGCAGTCCGCTGCGGCAGGGCGTTGCCGTTGTTACCGGGCTGCTGCTGATCTGGTTCGGGCTGGCTCAAATCAGCCCCCAGCACACGCCCAAGGTGCCTTTTCTCAACCCCATGGCCGGCCTGCACGATCGCCTCAGCCGCGCCATGCAGACCCTCTCGCTCAACCCCCAGCGCTGGACGCCGCTGCTGCTGGGGCTGGCCTGGGGGCTGATTCCCTGCGGTTTTTTGTACGCGGCTCAGCTCAAAGCGGCAGAAACCACTGACCCCTGGGCGGGCGGAGCTACCATGCTGGCCTTTGGCCTCGGCACCCTACCCATGATGCTGGGAGTTGGGGTCTCCACGGGATGGGTCAGCAGCGACCGGCGGGGGCAGCTCTTTCGCCTCGGCGGCTGGATTACGCTCATCATTGGCCTGCTCACCGTCTTTAGGGGCAGCGGCAGCGTCGATCTAACCGGGCACGGTGCGCTGGTGTGCCTGGTTTTAGCCCTGATTGCTCGCCCCGTTAGCCATCTGTGGGCACCGCTGCTAATCTACCGCCGCGCCCTGGGGGTAGGCGCATTTGTGCTCTCGGTGGCCCATCTTGGCCATATGGTCACCATGGGCTGGAACCCGCTGGCGCTGCCCTTTTTGCTGCCCAGGCTGCAAGTGGGCGGCTGGGCCGGCATCGTGGCCTTTGGACTGATGACGCCCCTGGCGCTGACCAGTTTTGACCAGGCTCAGCGCTACCTGGGTGTCCAGTGGCGGCGACTGCATCTGCTGAGTCTGCCAGTTTTTGTCTTGGTGGTCGTCCACGCGCTGCTGCTGGGGTCGCACTACTTGGGCGGGTTTGAGCACTCTACCCAAAACCGCCTGGCGGCGATCGCCCTGGGCACCCTGGCGCTGCTGGCGCTGCTGCTGCGCTGGCGCTGGTTTTGGTCGCTGTTGTCTTTGGAAAAGTACTATGTATCGGCCAAGCATTAG
- a CDS encoding glycosyltransferase family 4 protein: MDKGNDLAGALAPIPVNRPPLHVVVYTDSEGMGGAEFSLGHLVAAVSPDIAVTVLGVAEAVVGAIARQRPGAEAVVLPPTGVRWPKAGQRPSLAAHLATLHRLRPDIVHLNLCTPWAGAVGLTAALTLPQARVVRVDQLPLRTTDALELWRTRALSLRVDAHVAVGEASARRMEDFYALGRHTVQSVPNGVPDRGMPSAPPPGGQHSRLRVGSVGRLDAMKGYDVLLRAIAQVDDTHLTIWGDGAERPALEQLALELGLGDRISLPGWVDDPRQYLPEVDIFVLPSRSEGFPLAIVEAMLAARPVVGTRVGSVPEAVLAGQTGLVVEKNDVTGLAHALRQLKADAALRDRLGQQGRAVAAAEFTAQVMAQRYEQLWRELLKTPRSPRLRVPRPRD, translated from the coding sequence ATGGACAAGGGTAATGACCTAGCAGGGGCGTTAGCGCCCATTCCTGTAAACCGTCCGCCGCTGCACGTTGTGGTCTATACCGACTCTGAAGGAATGGGGGGGGCGGAGTTTAGCCTGGGCCATCTGGTGGCAGCGGTGTCGCCAGATATTGCCGTTACGGTGCTGGGCGTTGCCGAGGCCGTAGTGGGTGCGATCGCCCGGCAGCGGCCCGGTGCAGAAGCGGTAGTGTTGCCACCCACGGGGGTGCGATGGCCGAAGGCCGGTCAAAGACCATCGCTGGCCGCCCACCTCGCCACCCTGCATCGGCTGCGCCCCGATATTGTGCACCTCAATCTCTGCACCCCCTGGGCCGGGGCGGTAGGGCTAACGGCGGCCCTCACCCTGCCCCAGGCGCGGGTGGTGCGGGTCGATCAGCTGCCCCTGCGCACCACCGATGCCCTGGAGCTGTGGCGCACTCGCGCCCTGTCGCTGCGGGTCGATGCTCACGTGGCGGTGGGTGAGGCCTCGGCCCGGCGCATGGAAGATTTCTACGCCCTGGGCCGCCATACGGTACAGTCGGTGCCCAACGGGGTGCCCGACCGAGGGATGCCGTCTGCTCCCCCGCCGGGTGGGCAGCACTCCCGGCTGAGGGTGGGCAGTGTGGGCCGACTAGACGCCATGAAGGGCTACGATGTCTTGCTGCGCGCGATCGCCCAGGTAGACGATACCCACCTCACCATTTGGGGCGATGGGGCCGAGCGCCCAGCGCTGGAGCAGCTGGCTCTAGAGCTGGGTTTGGGCGATCGCATCTCGCTGCCGGGGTGGGTCGATGACCCGCGCCAGTACCTGCCCGAGGTGGATATTTTTGTGCTGCCCTCGCGCTCTGAGGGCTTTCCCCTGGCGATCGTAGAGGCGATGCTGGCGGCTCGGCCCGTGGTTGGCACGCGGGTGGGCAGTGTGCCTGAAGCGGTGCTGGCGGGTCAAACCGGGCTTGTGGTTGAAAAAAATGACGTGACGGGTTTGGCCCACGCCCTGCGCCAACTCAAAGCCGATGCAGCCCTGCGCGATCGCCTGGGTCAGCAGGGCCGCGCCGTGGCGGCAGCTGAGTTTACCGCCCAGGTAATGGCCCAACGCTACGAACAGCTCTGGCGCGAGTTGCTAAAAACGCCGCGATCGCCCCGGCTGCGAGTCCCGCGTCCCCGCGATTGA
- the nth gene encoding endonuclease III produces MARPTLDLAQRPRAIAVHDRLCAEYGCPIPYFHSLDPLSELVSSLLSHRTKNRDSGRAFKQLVAQFPTWEAVRDAPTAAVERAIAPCTWPEQKAPRIQQVLRLVGEKTGGDWSLDFLQELPVPEARAWLEALPGVGPKTSAAVLCFSHLRGRALPVDSHHHRVAQRLGLIAPTTAVGPAHALLEALLPEDWTAQQVYDHHEVMMLHGQRCCFYKKPACDRCAVLHLCPYGQGPDGQG; encoded by the coding sequence TTGGCGCGTCCAACCCTTGATCTGGCGCAGCGGCCCAGGGCGATCGCCGTTCACGATCGCCTCTGTGCTGAGTACGGCTGCCCCATTCCCTACTTCCACAGCCTCGACCCGCTGAGTGAGCTGGTGTCGTCGCTGCTCTCCCACCGCACCAAAAACCGCGACTCGGGCCGCGCCTTTAAGCAGCTGGTGGCCCAGTTTCCCACCTGGGAGGCGGTGCGCGATGCGCCCACGGCGGCGGTGGAGAGGGCCATCGCCCCCTGCACCTGGCCCGAGCAAAAAGCGCCCCGGATTCAGCAGGTGCTGCGGTTGGTGGGCGAAAAAACCGGAGGCGATTGGTCTCTCGACTTTTTGCAAGAGCTGCCGGTACCCGAGGCCCGCGCCTGGCTCGAGGCCCTGCCCGGCGTGGGGCCCAAGACCAGCGCGGCGGTGCTGTGCTTTAGCCACCTGCGCGGTCGCGCCCTGCCGGTGGATAGCCACCACCACCGGGTCGCCCAGCGCCTGGGGCTGATTGCCCCAACCACTGCCGTCGGCCCCGCCCACGCCCTGCTCGAAGCCCTGCTGCCCGAAGACTGGACAGCCCAGCAGGTCTACGACCACCACGAGGTGATGATGCTCCACGGCCAGCGCTGCTGCTTCTACAAAAAACCGGCCTGCGATCGCTGCGCTGTCTTGCACCTCTGCCCCTACGGACAAGGCCCCGATGGACAAGGGTAA
- the mazF gene encoding endoribonuclease MazF yields the protein MVAPANRYIPDRGHIVYLDFDPTKGHEQRGHRPAFVLSPRSYNAKSSLALFMPVTRQQKGYPFEVVLPAELQIQRVILVDQIKCLDWKACGVEFVEAVPKIIVEEVQAKIEPLLL from the coding sequence TTGGTAGCTCCAGCCAATCGCTATATCCCAGACCGGGGGCACATTGTCTACTTGGATTTCGATCCGACGAAAGGTCATGAGCAACGGGGGCATCGACCGGCTTTTGTGCTTTCACCGCGTAGCTACAATGCAAAAAGTTCTCTAGCACTGTTTATGCCTGTCACTAGGCAGCAAAAAGGCTATCCCTTTGAAGTTGTCTTGCCTGCTGAACTACAGATTCAAAGGGTAATTCTTGTTGATCAAATTAAGTGCTTAGACTGGAAGGCCTGTGGTGTTGAGTTCGTTGAGGCTGTGCCAAAAATTATTGTCGAGGAGGTGCAGGCAAAAATTGAGCCGCTGCTTCTGTAG
- a CDS encoding AbrB/MazE/SpoVT family DNA-binding domain-containing protein, with amino-acid sequence MVATVARWGNSLAVRIPQHVVKEIQLAEGVEVDLLIVDGSLVIKPRNRRRYCLEELVSAITSENLHAEVESGAAVGNEVW; translated from the coding sequence ATGGTTGCAACAGTTGCCAGGTGGGGAAACAGTTTAGCCGTTCGGATTCCTCAGCATGTAGTCAAAGAGATTCAGCTAGCTGAAGGTGTTGAGGTCGATCTTTTGATAGTTGACGGCAGTCTAGTGATCAAGCCTAGAAACCGTAGGCGCTATTGCTTGGAAGAATTGGTTTCTGCTATTACATCAGAAAACCTGCATGCCGAGGTTGAGAGTGGAGCTGCTGTGGGGAACGAAGTTTGGTAG
- a CDS encoding cupin domain-containing protein — translation MSDTTIIKVTSEAAPTGAMGQKHLALSKKMAMRLWENEQPGEAKPETQRPYEAIGYVIEGRAELHIEGQMVVLEPGNSWVVPEGASHTYKILAPFTAVEVTTPPAVVQGRS, via the coding sequence ATGAGCGATACCACCATCATCAAAGTTACTTCCGAGGCCGCACCGACCGGGGCCATGGGGCAAAAGCACCTGGCCCTGAGCAAAAAGATGGCCATGCGGTTGTGGGAAAACGAGCAGCCCGGTGAGGCTAAACCCGAGACCCAGCGGCCCTACGAGGCGATCGGCTACGTAATTGAGGGGCGGGCTGAGCTCCACATTGAAGGGCAGATGGTGGTGCTCGAACCCGGCAACTCCTGGGTCGTCCCCGAGGGTGCCTCCCACACCTACAAAATTTTGGCTCCCTTCACCGCCGTTGAGGTGACGACACCCCCCGCCGTGGTGCAGGGGCGCAGCTAA
- a CDS encoding lysophospholipid acyltransferase family protein has protein sequence MQKPGWSLDRRDPQFIEAFQPFWAWLYEHYFYVQTEGWEQIPAGQVMLVGSHNGGLAAPDMFMMVYDWVRRFGTDRLVYGLMHPKVWAVAPALAEMAEQAGAIAAHPKTTLAALDRKASVLVYPGGAQDVFRPFSQRGQICLGDRKGFIKIALQRHLPIVPVVSWGAHETLVVLADLYPLVERLHEWGMPWLLGVDPEVFPVYLGLPWGIAFGPLPNIPWPHPIATRVGAPIYFEHYGAEAARDRTYVEACYGQVRHRMQQDLNHLIANHRNHPGHRLG, from the coding sequence GTGCAAAAGCCGGGTTGGTCACTCGATCGCCGCGATCCTCAGTTTATCGAAGCCTTTCAGCCGTTTTGGGCCTGGCTCTACGAGCACTACTTTTACGTACAGACCGAGGGGTGGGAGCAGATCCCAGCGGGTCAGGTGATGCTGGTGGGCTCTCACAACGGCGGCCTGGCGGCCCCCGACATGTTCATGATGGTCTACGACTGGGTGCGGCGGTTTGGCACCGATCGCCTCGTCTACGGGCTGATGCACCCCAAGGTGTGGGCCGTGGCCCCAGCGCTGGCCGAGATGGCCGAGCAGGCGGGGGCGATCGCCGCCCACCCTAAGACCACCCTGGCCGCCCTCGATCGCAAAGCCAGCGTGCTGGTGTATCCGGGCGGGGCGCAGGATGTGTTTCGCCCCTTTAGCCAGCGGGGGCAGATCTGTCTGGGCGATCGCAAGGGGTTTATTAAAATCGCCCTTCAGCGCCACCTGCCGATTGTGCCGGTGGTGTCGTGGGGTGCCCACGAAACGCTGGTGGTGCTGGCCGACCTGTATCCTTTGGTGGAGCGGCTGCACGAGTGGGGCATGCCCTGGCTGCTGGGGGTTGACCCAGAGGTGTTTCCGGTCTACCTGGGCCTGCCCTGGGGGATTGCCTTTGGGCCACTGCCGAATATTCCCTGGCCCCATCCCATCGCCACGCGGGTGGGCGCGCCGATCTACTTTGAGCACTATGGGGCAGAGGCGGCGCGCGATCGCACCTACGTGGAGGCCTGCTATGGGCAGGTGCGCCACCGCATGCAGCAGGATCTCAACCACTTGATCGCTAACCACCGCAACCACCCCGGCCACCGTCTGGGGTAA
- the psbA gene encoding photosystem II q(b) protein: MTTSLRARDNVGAWERFCQWVTSTENRLYVGWFGVLMIPTLLTATICFVIAFIAAPAVDIDGIREPVAGSLMYGNNIISGAVVPSSNAIGLHFYPIWEAASLDEWLYNGGPYQLIVFHFLIGIFAYMGRQWELSYRLGMRPWICVAYSAPLSAAVAVFLIYPLGQGSFSDGMPLGISGTFNFMLVFQAEHNILMHPFHMLGVAGVFGGSLFSAMHGSLVTSSLVRETTESESQNYGYKFGQEEETYNIVAAHGYFGRLIFQYASFNNSRSLHFFLGAWPVIGIWFTSLGISTMAFNLNGFNFNQSILDSQGRVIGTWADVINRANLGMEVMHERNAHNFPLDLASAGEATPVVLQAPAILG, from the coding sequence ATGACTACTTCTCTTCGCGCCCGCGACAACGTGGGAGCATGGGAGCGGTTTTGTCAGTGGGTGACCAGCACCGAAAACCGCCTCTACGTGGGCTGGTTCGGCGTGTTGATGATCCCCACCCTGCTGACCGCCACCATCTGCTTCGTCATCGCCTTTATCGCCGCTCCTGCGGTGGATATCGACGGCATCCGTGAGCCCGTAGCAGGCTCCCTGATGTACGGCAACAACATCATCTCCGGTGCGGTTGTGCCCTCGTCTAACGCCATCGGTCTGCACTTCTATCCCATCTGGGAAGCCGCTTCCCTCGATGAGTGGCTGTACAACGGTGGCCCCTACCAGCTGATCGTGTTCCACTTCCTGATCGGCATTTTTGCCTACATGGGTCGCCAGTGGGAACTGAGCTACCGCCTGGGCATGCGCCCCTGGATCTGCGTCGCCTACAGCGCGCCTCTGTCCGCCGCTGTGGCTGTGTTCCTGATCTACCCCCTGGGTCAGGGCTCCTTCTCGGACGGCATGCCCCTGGGTATCTCCGGTACCTTCAACTTCATGCTGGTGTTCCAGGCTGAGCACAACATTCTGATGCACCCCTTCCACATGCTGGGTGTAGCCGGTGTGTTCGGTGGTTCGCTGTTCTCCGCCATGCACGGTTCTCTCGTCACCTCCTCACTGGTGCGTGAGACCACCGAGAGCGAGTCGCAGAACTACGGCTACAAGTTTGGCCAGGAAGAAGAGACCTACAACATCGTTGCGGCCCACGGCTACTTCGGTCGTCTCATTTTCCAATACGCCAGCTTCAACAACAGCCGCAGCCTGCACTTCTTCCTGGGCGCGTGGCCTGTGATTGGCATCTGGTTCACGTCCCTGGGCATCAGCACCATGGCGTTCAACCTGAACGGGTTCAACTTCAACCAGTCCATTCTGGATTCTCAGGGTCGGGTGATTGGCACCTGGGCGGATGTGATCAACCGGGCGAACCTGGGTATGGAAGTGATGCACGAGCGCAATGCTCACAACTTCCCCCTCGACCTGGCTTCTGCCGGTGAGGCTACCCCCGTGGTGTTGCAGGCTCCTGCAATTCTCGGTTAG
- a CDS encoding histidine triad nucleotide-binding protein yields the protein MSGDTIFGKIIRREIPANIVYEDDLCLAFTDVNPQAPTHILVIPKQPIPKLADAAPEDKELLGHLLLTVKAIADQEGLTESGYRVVINTGTDGGQTVFHLHLHLLGGRSLAWPPG from the coding sequence ATGAGTGGCGACACCATCTTCGGCAAAATTATTCGCAGAGAGATTCCGGCCAATATCGTCTACGAGGATGATCTCTGCTTGGCCTTCACCGACGTCAATCCCCAGGCCCCAACCCACATTCTGGTGATTCCCAAACAGCCCATTCCCAAGCTGGCGGATGCGGCCCCCGAAGATAAAGAACTGTTGGGCCATTTGTTGCTGACTGTTAAGGCGATCGCCGACCAGGAGGGCCTGACCGAAAGCGGCTATCGAGTGGTGATCAACACTGGCACCGACGGCGGCCAAACGGTTTTTCACCTCCACCTGCACCTCCTGGGAGGACGCAGTTTGGCCTGGCCGCCGGGCTGA